A stretch of Helicobacter pylori oki112 DNA encodes these proteins:
- the pheT gene encoding phenylalanine--tRNA ligase subunit beta, with product MKLSINDLNVFVNTPKDIAKLCEDLSRLGLEVESCIPCIAPKNVVVGKVLEKAPHKNAEKLSVCQVDVGKEVLPIVCGAKNVVPNQFVPVALNGALIGSTTIAKTELRGVESHGMICSSSELGFPKINDGILELDESVGELVLGKELNEYAPFNTHVLEISLTPNRGDCLSVLGIAREISAFYHTPLKPIKALNFTPKSDLITLSAGENIESHLAYYLICNHSLKTPLNIKLSLAHNNALSENDLNNFIEFSAHFSGVIMNAYSLNKTPMDLSVKNDENNLESVYINHQKRSTIAIKHQVQKDLSECLLLEASYIDPISLSLKLHALKDKTLQKDNALIYRSARGSNPNLSDGLNFLSAHLKATILESKQTECSLKDRTLTFQLEDITEILGLAVEKEKIQSILKNLGFKVSAKEPNSKPPILEIVAPNFRNDIKTIQDIAEEILRFVGIDNLVSKPLNCVSSKNSNPHYDTHRFFENLKHKALACGFKEVIHYVFYSKEKQQKLGFEVLEDPLELQNPITTELNTLRTSLVCGLLDASLRNKNLGFKSIALYEKGSVYNSKREEIQKLGFLVSGLQKKESYPDAKGKAWDFYSFAECVSKVIGDFSLEKLTTQTPINHPYQSAKIIQNHEIIGVIAKIHPKVIQELDLFESYYAEIDASKLKRPTMLLKPFSIYPSSVRDLTLIIDENTAFSRIKKALKDAQIPNLSEILPLDIFKESNNSIALSLRCVIHSLEKTLNDEEVNSAVQKVLEILEKEFNARLKG from the coding sequence ATGAAACTGAGCATTAATGATTTGAATGTTTTTGTCAATACGCCTAAAGATATAGCCAAACTCTGTGAGGATTTGAGTCGCTTAGGTTTAGAAGTAGAAAGCTGTATCCCTTGTATCGCTCCTAAAAATGTGGTTGTGGGTAAGGTTTTAGAAAAAGCCCCCCATAAAAACGCCGAAAAACTCAGCGTGTGTCAAGTGGATGTGGGCAAAGAAGTGTTGCCAATCGTGTGTGGGGCTAAAAATGTCGTGCCAAACCAATTCGTGCCAGTCGCTTTAAATGGGGCGCTAATCGGCTCAACCACAATCGCTAAAACGGAGCTTAGGGGGGTTGAAAGCCATGGCATGATTTGCTCTAGTAGCGAATTAGGCTTCCCTAAAATCAATGATGGCATCTTGGAATTAGATGAGAGCGTTGGGGAGTTGGTTTTAGGGAAAGAATTAAACGAATACGCCCCTTTCAACACGCATGTTTTAGAAATTTCATTGACCCCCAATCGTGGGGATTGCTTGAGCGTTTTAGGCATTGCTAGAGAAATTAGCGCGTTTTATCACACGCCCCTAAAGCCTATTAAGGCTTTAAATTTTACGCCAAAAAGCGATTTGATCACGCTTAGTGCGGGTGAAAATATTGAATCGCATCTGGCTTATTATTTGATTTGCAACCATTCATTAAAAACCCCTTTAAATATCAAACTTTCGCTCGCTCATAATAACGCCTTAAGCGAGAACGATCTAAACAATTTCATAGAATTTAGCGCGCATTTTAGTGGGGTAATAATGAATGCTTATAGCCTGAATAAAACCCCTATGGATTTGAGCGTGAAAAACGATGAAAATAACCTTGAAAGCGTTTATATCAACCATCAAAAACGCTCCACGATCGCTATCAAGCATCAAGTTCAAAAAGATTTGAGCGAGTGTTTGCTTTTAGAAGCAAGTTATATTGATCCGATAAGCCTGTCTTTAAAATTACATGCTCTAAAAGATAAAACGCTTCAAAAAGACAACGCCCTTATTTATAGGAGTGCTAGGGGGAGTAACCCTAATCTATCAGACGGCTTGAATTTTTTAAGCGCTCATTTGAAAGCCACGATTTTAGAAAGCAAACAAACCGAGTGTTCTTTAAAAGATCGCACCCTTACATTCCAGCTTGAAGACATTACTGAAATTTTGGGGCTTGCTGTAGAGAAAGAAAAAATTCAAAGCATTTTAAAAAATTTAGGCTTTAAAGTCAGTGCAAAAGAGCCAAACTCAAAACCCCCAATTTTAGAGATTGTTGCACCAAATTTCAGGAATGACATTAAAACGATCCAAGATATTGCTGAAGAAATCTTACGCTTTGTAGGGATTGATAATCTAGTCTCAAAGCCTCTTAATTGTGTCAGTAGCAAAAATTCAAACCCCCATTATGACACGCACCGCTTTTTTGAAAACCTTAAACACAAGGCTCTCGCTTGCGGTTTTAAAGAAGTCATTCATTATGTGTTTTACTCTAAAGAAAAGCAGCAAAAACTAGGCTTTGAAGTTTTAGAAGATCCTCTAGAATTGCAAAACCCTATCACAACGGAGTTAAACACCCTAAGAACGAGCCTTGTTTGCGGGCTTTTAGACGCCAGCTTAAGGAATAAAAATTTAGGGTTTAAAAGCATCGCCCTTTATGAAAAAGGGAGCGTGTATAACTCTAAGAGAGAAGAGATCCAAAAACTAGGCTTTTTAGTAAGCGGCTTACAAAAAAAAGAAAGCTACCCTGACGCTAAGGGCAAGGCGTGGGATTTTTACTCTTTCGCTGAATGCGTTTCAAAAGTTATAGGGGATTTTAGCCTGGAAAAACTAACCACTCAAACCCCCATTAACCACCCCTACCAGAGCGCTAAAATCATTCAAAATCATGAAATCATAGGCGTAATCGCTAAAATCCACCCTAAAGTGATCCAGGAATTGGATTTGTTTGAAAGCTATTATGCTGAGATAGACGCTTCTAAACTCAAACGCCCCACCATGCTATTAAAACCCTTTAGCATTTACCCTAGCAGTGTGAGGGATTTGACTCTCATCATTGATGAAAACACCGCTTTTAGCAGGATTAAAAAAGCCCTAAAGGACGCTCAAATCCCTAATTTAAGCGAGATTCTACCCCTTGATATTTTTAAAGAAAGTAATAATTCCATAGCCTTAAGCCTGCGTTGCGTGATTCATTCTTTAGAAAAAACCCTGAATGACGAAGAGGTCAATTCAGCCGTGCAAAAAGTGCTTGAAATTTTAGAAAAAGAATTTAACGCCCGCCTTAAGGGATAA
- a CDS encoding molybdopterin guanine dinucleotide-containing S/N-oxide reductase: MSISRRSILTKVPIALASTNVLKAVGVFEKVESIPHATHFGPFIAKVQNGVIKDIVPQKSDYNPTMMLKAMADRVYSDSRVKYPCVRKSFLENKKNHKELRGREEFVRVSWDVALDLAAKKLKEIPKENIYNASYGGWGHAGSLHRCHHLAWRFFNTTLGGAIGTDGEYSNGAAARINPMIVGDMEVYSQQTTHEEMIKNCKVYVMWGADLLKCNRIDYFVPNHVNDSYYPKYKRAGIKFISIDPIYTETAQAFSAEWIPIRPNTDVALMLGMMHYLYTSNQYDKAFIAKYTDGFDKFLPYLLGESDNAPKTLEWASQITGVSAEKIKELADLFVSKRTFLAGNWAMQRAQHGEQPDWALIVLASMIGQVGLSGGGFGFSMHYGGNAQASSGARIVPMISQGHNSVKSAIPASRVSEAILNPDKEIDFMGKKLKLPKIKMIYNCGADLLGHEADTNELIHALRTLDCVIVHEPWWTPTAKFADIVFASTSTMERDDITFGGSYSKNVVYAMRKVVEPVYESKDDYEIFRQLALRIGGNETEQKFTESKSYMEWIKGLYEKSDGPTLKSFDQFWRDGFVEFEIPENARKFVRHAKFRQDPINNKLDTESGKIQIFSQKCADFKLADFKGHPTWFEPAEWLGSKMAETYPFHLISPHPKYRVNSQLDNTWVRNVYKIQGREPVMINELDANKLGIRHGEIVEVFNARGRLLAGAFVTKNIRQGVLSIQKGAWYDPEDVRARNPRCNAGHVNTLTSLRPTSSMTQAISANTALVNIRRLRRYELVKPYHSISTPSIIGA, encoded by the coding sequence ATGTCCATTTCACGCAGAAGTATCCTAACAAAAGTCCCCATCGCGCTCGCTAGCACTAATGTTTTGAAAGCTGTTGGTGTTTTTGAAAAAGTAGAATCCATTCCGCATGCAACGCATTTTGGCCCCTTTATCGCAAAGGTTCAAAATGGAGTAATTAAAGATATTGTCCCCCAAAAGAGCGATTATAACCCTACTATGATGTTAAAAGCGATGGCAGATAGGGTGTATTCAGATAGTAGGGTGAAGTATCCTTGCGTGCGTAAGAGCTTTTTAGAAAACAAAAAAAACCACAAAGAATTGCGCGGGAGAGAAGAGTTTGTGCGCGTGAGTTGGGATGTGGCGTTGGATTTAGCGGCTAAAAAGCTTAAAGAAATCCCTAAAGAAAACATTTATAATGCCAGTTATGGTGGCTGGGGGCATGCGGGCAGCTTGCATCGTTGTCATCATTTAGCATGGCGTTTTTTTAATACGACTTTAGGGGGGGCTATTGGCACTGATGGGGAATATAGTAATGGCGCGGCCGCAAGAATAAACCCTATGATTGTAGGGGATATGGAAGTTTATTCGCAACAAACCACGCATGAAGAGATGATTAAAAATTGTAAGGTGTATGTCATGTGGGGGGCGGATTTACTCAAGTGCAACCGCATTGATTATTTTGTGCCAAACCATGTCAATGACAGCTACTACCCCAAGTATAAAAGAGCTGGTATTAAATTCATCAGTATTGATCCCATTTATACCGAAACCGCTCAAGCCTTCAGTGCTGAATGGATACCCATTCGCCCTAATACTGATGTAGCGTTAATGCTAGGCATGATGCATTATCTTTATACGAGCAATCAATATGATAAAGCGTTTATCGCTAAATACACTGATGGTTTTGATAAATTTTTACCCTATTTGCTAGGAGAGAGCGATAATGCACCTAAAACTTTAGAATGGGCGTCTCAAATCACTGGAGTGAGCGCAGAAAAAATCAAAGAATTAGCGGATTTATTTGTCTCTAAGCGCACTTTTTTAGCGGGTAATTGGGCCATGCAAAGAGCTCAGCATGGCGAGCAACCGGATTGGGCGTTAATTGTTTTAGCCAGTATGATTGGTCAAGTGGGCTTATCTGGTGGGGGCTTTGGCTTTTCTATGCATTATGGAGGGAACGCTCAAGCAAGCTCAGGGGCAAGAATTGTTCCGATGATTTCACAAGGGCATAATTCTGTAAAAAGCGCTATTCCAGCATCTAGGGTTTCTGAAGCGATTTTAAATCCGGATAAAGAAATTGATTTTATGGGTAAAAAACTCAAATTGCCTAAAATCAAAATGATCTATAATTGTGGGGCGGATTTATTAGGGCATGAAGCTGATACAAACGAGCTGATTCACGCTTTAAGGACCTTAGATTGCGTGATCGTGCATGAGCCTTGGTGGACGCCTACGGCAAAATTTGCTGATATTGTCTTTGCTTCCACTAGCACTATGGAAAGAGATGATATTACTTTTGGAGGGAGTTATTCTAAGAATGTGGTTTATGCCATGCGTAAAGTGGTAGAGCCTGTTTATGAATCCAAAGACGATTATGAGATTTTCAGGCAGCTTGCCTTGCGCATTGGGGGCAATGAAACGGAGCAGAAATTCACTGAATCTAAGAGTTACATGGAATGGATTAAGGGCCTTTATGAAAAAAGCGATGGCCCTACTTTGAAATCGTTTGATCAATTTTGGAGGGATGGCTTTGTGGAGTTTGAAATCCCTGAAAATGCGAGAAAGTTTGTGCGTCATGCGAAATTCAGGCAAGATCCTATTAACAATAAGCTGGATACAGAGAGCGGGAAAATTCAAATTTTTTCTCAAAAATGCGCGGATTTTAAACTGGCCGATTTTAAAGGGCATCCTACTTGGTTTGAGCCAGCTGAGTGGCTAGGCTCTAAAATGGCTGAGACTTATCCGTTCCATTTAATCTCTCCGCACCCAAAATACCGTGTCAATTCACAGCTTGATAACACTTGGGTTAGGAATGTGTATAAAATTCAAGGCAGAGAGCCTGTAATGATCAATGAACTAGACGCTAATAAGTTAGGCATTAGGCATGGTGAAATCGTGGAAGTGTTTAACGCTAGGGGGAGGTTGTTAGCAGGGGCGTTTGTAACTAAGAATATCCGTCAAGGGGTTTTGAGTATCCAAAAAGGGGCGTGGTATGACCCAGAAGATGTGAGAGCTAGAAACCCACGATGCAATGCAGGGCATGTGAATACGCTCACTTCTTTGCGCCCCACAAGCAGCATGACACAAGCCATTTCAGCCAATACCGCTTTAGTTAATATCAGAAGACTTAGAAGGTATGAATTAGTCAAACCCTATCATTCTATTTCAACACCAAGCATCATTGGGGCTTAA
- a CDS encoding DUF3972 domain-containing protein produces the protein MDILDLNKVQATQQNEQEVEDKEKESKEPVVLEDLSALAWLELEEFSRLSGLPKERILELVNLGKIKSKISHNKLLIDASSGTNALIKKVENNLISMDMNGRSLEPVFVEKTINTILNLHDKVIGAKDETISAFKNENMFLKDALISMQEVYEEDKKTIDLLRDELNQAREEIEFMKRKYRLMWGKVADMSSVNKK, from the coding sequence TTGGATATTTTAGATTTAAATAAAGTGCAAGCGACACAACAAAATGAGCAAGAAGTAGAGGATAAAGAAAAAGAGTCTAAAGAGCCGGTGGTTTTAGAGGATTTGAGCGCTTTAGCATGGCTTGAATTAGAAGAGTTTAGCCGCCTTTCAGGGCTTCCTAAAGAAAGGATTTTGGAATTAGTCAATCTTGGTAAGATTAAAAGCAAAATAAGCCACAACAAGCTTTTAATTGATGCGAGCAGCGGGACAAACGCTTTAATCAAAAAGGTAGAAAATAATTTGATTTCTATGGATATGAATGGGCGTTCTTTAGAGCCTGTGTTTGTGGAAAAGACCATTAACACGATTTTAAACTTGCATGATAAGGTCATTGGTGCTAAAGATGAAACGATTTCAGCCTTTAAAAATGAAAACATGTTTTTAAAAGACGCTTTAATCTCTATGCAAGAAGTTTATGAAGAAGATAAAAAAACCATTGATCTTTTGCGAGATGAACTCAATCAAGCGAGAGAAGAAATTGAATTTATGAAGAGGAAATACCGCTTGATGTGGGGGAAAGTCGCTGACATGAGCAGCGTGAATAAAAAGTAG
- the aroA gene encoding 3-phosphoshikimate 1-carboxyvinyltransferase, with protein MIELDINASDKSLSHRAVIFSLLAQKPCVVRNFLMGEDCLSSLEIAQNLGAKVENTAKNSFKITPPTAIKEPNKILNCNNSGTSMRLYSGLLSAQKGLFVLSGDNSLNARPMKRIIEPLKAFGARILGREDNHFAPLVILGSPLKACEYESPIASAQVKSAFILSALQAQGISVYKESELSRNHTEIMLKSLGANIQNQDGVLTISPLEKPLEAFDFTIANDPSSAFFFALACAITPKSRLLLKNVLLNPTRIEAFEALKKMGASIEYAIQSKDLEMIGDIYIEHAPLKAINIDQNIASLIDEIPALSIAMLFAKGKSMVKNAKDLRSKESDRIKAVVSNFKALGIECEEFEDGFYIEGLEDITQLKQHFSQKKPPLIQSFNDHRIAMSFAILTLALPLEIDNLECANISFPQFKRLLNLFKKGSFNGN; from the coding sequence GTGATAGAGCTTGACATTAACGCTAGCGATAAATCGCTCTCACACAGAGCCGTTATTTTTAGCCTGCTCGCTCAAAAGCCTTGTGTTGTGCGGAATTTTTTAATGGGAGAGGATTGTTTAAGCTCTTTAGAAATCGCTCAAAATTTAGGGGCTAAAGTGGAAAATACCGCAAAAAATTCTTTTAAAATCACGCCTCCAACGGCTATAAAAGAGCCTAACAAGATCTTAAATTGCAACAATTCTGGCACCAGTATGCGTTTATACAGCGGGCTTTTAAGCGCTCAAAAAGGCCTTTTTGTTTTAAGCGGGGACAATTCCTTAAACGCGCGCCCCATGAAAAGAATCATTGAGCCTTTGAAAGCTTTTGGGGCAAGGATTTTAGGGAGAGAGGATAACCATTTCGCCCCCTTGGTGATCTTAGGGAGTCCTTTAAAAGCTTGCGAATATGAAAGCCCTATCGCTTCAGCTCAAGTCAAAAGCGCTTTTATTTTAAGCGCCTTACAAGCTCAAGGCATAAGCGTTTATAAAGAAAGTGAGCTTAGCCGTAACCACACAGAAATCATGCTTAAAAGTTTGGGAGCTAATATCCAAAATCAAGACGGCGTTTTAACGATTTCACCCCTAGAAAAACCCCTAGAAGCCTTTGATTTTACTATAGCTAATGATCCGTCTAGTGCGTTTTTTTTCGCCCTCGCTTGCGCGATTACGCCCAAAAGCCGCCTTCTTTTAAAAAATGTCTTGCTCAACCCCACCCGCATAGAAGCTTTTGAAGCGTTGAAAAAAATGGGCGCTTCCATAGAGTATGCGATTCAGTCCAAAGATTTAGAAATGATTGGCGATATTTATATAGAGCATGCCCCTTTAAAAGCGATCAATATTGATCAAAATATCGCCAGTCTTATTGATGAAATCCCTGCTTTAAGTATCGCTATGCTTTTTGCAAAAGGCAAAAGCATGGTTAAAAACGCTAAAGATTTACGATCTAAAGAAAGCGATAGGATTAAAGCGGTTGTTTCTAATTTCAAAGCTTTAGGGATTGAGTGCGAAGAGTTTGAAGACGGGTTTTATATAGAGGGATTAGAAGATATAACTCAATTAAAACAGCACTTTTCTCAAAAAAAACCCCCCCTTATCCAAAGCTTTAACGATCACAGGATTGCGATGAGTTTTGCTATTTTAACTTTAGCGTTGCCTTTAGAAATTGATAATTTAGAATGCGCAAACATTTCTTTCCCGCAATTCAAACGCTTACTCAATCTATTCAAAAAAGGGAGTTTTAATGGAAATTAA
- the guaA gene encoding glutamine-hydrolyzing GMP synthase, producing MILVLDFGSQYTQLIARRLRESGIYAEIVPFFESIENIQKKAPKGLILSGGPASVYAKDAYKPSEKIFDLDLPILGICYGMQYLVDFFGGVVVGANEQEFGKAILEITQDSVIFEGVKIKSLVWMSHMDKVIELPKGFTTLAKSPNSPHCAIENGKIFGLQFHPEVIQSEEGGKILENFALLICGCEKTWGMQHFAQREVVRLKEKIANAKVLCAVSGGVDSTVVATLLHRAIKDNLIAVFVDHGLLRKNEKERVQAMFKDLQIPLNTIDAKEIFLSKLKGVSEPELKRKIIGETFIEVFEKEAKKHHLKGKIEFLAQGTLYPDVIESVSVKGPSKVIKTHHNVGGLPEWMDFKLIEPLRELFKDEVRLLGKELGVSQDFLMRHPFPGPGLAIRILGEVSESKIRCLQEADFIFIEELKKADLYDKVWQAFCVLLNVNSVGVMGDNRTYENAICLRAVNASDGMTASFSFLEHSFLEKVSNRITNEVSGINRVVYDITSKPPGTIEWE from the coding sequence ATGATTTTAGTATTAGATTTTGGGAGCCAATACACACAGCTGATTGCTAGAAGATTGAGAGAGAGTGGGATTTATGCAGAAATAGTCCCTTTTTTTGAAAGCATAGAAAACATTCAAAAAAAAGCCCCTAAAGGTTTGATTTTGAGTGGGGGGCCAGCGAGCGTGTATGCTAAAGACGCTTACAAGCCTAGCGAGAAAATCTTTGATTTGGATTTGCCGATTTTAGGGATTTGTTATGGCATGCAGTATTTGGTGGATTTTTTTGGGGGGGTAGTGGTTGGTGCGAACGAGCAAGAATTTGGTAAGGCTATCTTAGAAATCACTCAAGATTCTGTGATTTTTGAAGGCGTGAAAATTAAAAGCCTTGTGTGGATGAGCCATATGGATAAAGTTATAGAATTGCCTAAAGGCTTCACTACCCTTGCAAAAAGCCCTAATTCGCCCCATTGCGCGATTGAAAACGGCAAGATTTTTGGCTTGCAATTCCACCCAGAAGTCATTCAAAGCGAAGAAGGGGGTAAGATTTTAGAAAATTTTGCCCTTTTAATTTGTGGCTGTGAAAAAACTTGGGGGATGCAGCATTTCGCTCAAAGAGAAGTTGTGCGGTTGAAAGAAAAAATTGCTAACGCTAAGGTTTTGTGCGCGGTGAGTGGGGGCGTGGATTCTACGGTGGTCGCTACGCTGTTGCACAGAGCCATTAAGGATAATTTGATCGCTGTTTTTGTGGATCATGGCTTGTTGCGTAAAAATGAAAAAGAAAGGGTGCAAGCGATGTTTAAAGACTTGCAAATCCCTTTAAACACGATAGACGCTAAAGAAATCTTTTTGTCTAAATTAAAGGGCGTGAGCGAGCCTGAATTGAAGCGAAAAATCATCGGCGAAACCTTTATTGAAGTGTTTGAAAAAGAAGCCAAGAAGCACCATTTAAAAGGCAAAATTGAGTTTTTAGCCCAAGGCACTTTATACCCTGATGTGATTGAATCCGTGAGCGTTAAAGGGCCTTCAAAAGTGATCAAAACCCACCATAATGTGGGCGGACTGCCTGAATGGATGGACTTTAAACTCATAGAGCCTTTAAGGGAATTGTTTAAAGATGAGGTCCGTTTGTTGGGTAAGGAATTGGGCGTTAGCCAGGATTTTTTAATGCGCCACCCCTTTCCAGGGCCTGGGCTTGCGATAAGGATTTTAGGCGAAGTCAGCGAGAGTAAGATCAGATGCTTGCAAGAAGCGGATTTTATTTTTATAGAAGAGCTTAAAAAGGCGGATCTGTATGACAAGGTTTGGCAAGCTTTTTGCGTGCTGTTAAATGTCAATTCTGTGGGGGTTATGGGGGATAATCGCACTTATGAAAACGCTATTTGCTTGAGGGCGGTGAATGCGAGCGATGGCATGACAGCGAGCTTTTCATTTTTAGAGCATTCTTTTTTAGAAAAGGTTTCTAATCGTATCACTAATGAAGTGAGCGGTATCAATAGGGTAGTGTATGATATTACCTCTAAACCACCAGGAACGATTGAATGGGAATGA
- a CDS encoding histidine triad nucleotide-binding protein, with protein MNVFEKIIKGEIPCSKILENERFLSFYDINPKAKVHALVIPKQSIQDFNGITPELMAQMTSFIFEVVEKLGIKEKGYKLLTNVGKNAGQEVMHLHFHILSGDKH; from the coding sequence ATGAATGTGTTTGAAAAAATAATCAAAGGCGAAATCCCTTGTTCTAAGATTTTAGAAAACGAGCGTTTTTTATCCTTTTATGACATTAACCCTAAAGCTAAAGTGCATGCGTTAGTGATCCCTAAGCAAAGCATTCAGGATTTTAATGGCATCACCCCAGAGCTTATGGCACAAATGACAAGTTTTATTTTTGAAGTGGTGGAAAAATTAGGTATCAAAGAGAAGGGTTACAAGCTTTTAACCAATGTGGGTAAAAACGCCGGGCAAGAGGTGATGCATTTGCATTTTCATATTTTAAGCGGAGACAAACATTAA
- the pheS gene encoding phenylalanine--tRNA ligase subunit alpha: protein MHTLIERLEKVTNSKELEEARLNALGKKGVFADKFNQLKNLNGEEKNAFAKEIHHYKQAFEKAFELKKKAILEFELEERLKKEKIDVSLFNAIKTSSSHPLNHTKNKIIEFFTPLGYKLEIGSLVEDDFHNFSALNLPPYHPARDMQDTFYFKDHKLLRTHTSPVQIHTMQEQTPPIKMICLGETFRRDYDLTHTPMFHQIEGLVVDQKGNIRFTHLKGVIEDFLHYFFGGVKLRWRSSFFPFTEPSAEVDISCVFCKQEGCRVCSHTGWLEVLGCGMVNNAVFEAIGYENVSGFAFGMGIERLAMLTCQINDLRSFFETDLRVLESF from the coding sequence TTGCACACCTTAATAGAGCGATTAGAAAAGGTTACTAATAGCAAAGAGTTAGAAGAAGCGCGCTTGAATGCTTTGGGTAAAAAGGGGGTTTTTGCGGATAAATTCAACCAACTCAAAAATCTAAACGGCGAAGAAAAAAACGCCTTTGCTAAAGAAATCCACCATTATAAACAAGCGTTTGAAAAGGCCTTTGAATTGAAAAAAAAGGCGATTTTAGAGTTTGAATTAGAAGAGCGCTTGAAAAAAGAAAAAATTGATGTGAGTTTGTTTAACGCTATTAAAACAAGCTCTTCTCACCCTTTAAACCACACTAAAAATAAAATCATTGAATTTTTTACCCCATTAGGATACAAGCTTGAAATCGGCTCTTTGGTGGAAGATGATTTCCATAATTTCAGCGCTTTAAACTTGCCCCCTTACCATCCTGCAAGAGACATGCAAGACACTTTCTATTTTAAAGATCACAAGCTTTTAAGGACTCACACTTCGCCCGTTCAAATCCACACCATGCAAGAACAAACCCCACCCATTAAAATGATCTGTCTAGGCGAAACCTTTAGGCGCGATTATGATTTGACTCACACGCCCATGTTCCATCAAATTGAAGGGCTTGTCGTGGATCAAAAAGGGAATATCCGTTTCACACACTTAAAGGGCGTGATCGAAGACTTTTTGCATTATTTCTTTGGCGGCGTGAAATTAAGGTGGCGCTCTAGCTTTTTCCCTTTCACAGAGCCAAGTGCTGAAGTGGATATTAGCTGCGTGTTTTGCAAGCAAGAAGGCTGTAGGGTTTGCTCGCACACAGGCTGGCTGGAAGTGTTGGGTTGCGGCATGGTTAATAATGCGGTGTTTGAAGCCATAGGGTATGAGAATGTGAGCGGGTTTGCTTTTGGCATGGGGATTGAAAGATTAGCCATGCTGACTTGCCAAATCAATGATTTGCGCAGTTTCTTTGAAACTGATTTGAGGGTGTTGGAGAGCTTTTAA
- a CDS encoding aminotransferase class V-fold PLP-dependent enzyme: MQAFLNRSFAPLLNPNESPLEQVKSSIILKKGVSYFDWGASGLASVLVEKRVKSLLPYYANAHSIASKHAILMGMLLKECQEKLKRSLNLSDNHCVLSTGYGASSAIKKFQEILGVCIPSKTKKNLEPYLKDMALKRVIVGPYEHHSNEISWREGLCEVVRIPLNEHGLLDLEILEQTLKKSPNSLVSMSAASNVTGLLTPLKEVSLLCKKYRATLALDLANFSAHANPKDCEYQTGFYAPHKLLGGIGGCGLLGISKDLIDTQIAPSFSAGGVIKYANRTRHEFIDELPLREEFGTPGLLQFYRSALAYQLRDECGLDFIYKKENNLLRVLMHGLKDLPAINIYGNLTAHRVGVVAFNIGGISPYDLARVLSYEYAIETRAGCSCAGPYGHDLLNLNAQKSNDFNAKPGWLRVSLHFTHSINDIDYLLDSLKKAVKKLR, encoded by the coding sequence GTGCAAGCGTTTTTAAACAGGAGTTTTGCTCCCTTACTCAATCCTAATGAAAGTCCTTTAGAGCAAGTTAAATCCAGTATTATTTTAAAAAAAGGGGTGTCTTATTTTGACTGGGGGGCTTCAGGTTTGGCGAGCGTTTTAGTGGAAAAGCGCGTGAAATCCTTACTGCCTTATTATGCGAACGCTCATTCCATCGCTTCTAAACATGCGATTTTAATGGGCATGCTTTTAAAAGAGTGCCAAGAAAAGTTGAAGCGTTCTTTAAATTTGAGCGATAATCATTGCGTCTTGAGCACGGGGTATGGGGCGAGCTCAGCGATTAAGAAATTTCAAGAAATTTTAGGGGTGTGTATCCCTTCAAAAACGAAGAAAAATTTAGAGCCGTATTTGAAAGATATGGCTTTAAAGCGTGTGATTGTAGGGCCTTATGAACATCATTCTAATGAAATTAGTTGGCGTGAAGGCTTGTGTGAAGTGGTGCGTATCCCTTTAAATGAACATGGTTTATTGGATTTAGAAATTTTAGAGCAAACTTTAAAAAAATCCCCTAACAGCCTGGTTTCTATGAGCGCGGCTTCTAATGTAACCGGACTGCTTACGCCCTTAAAAGAAGTTTCATTGTTGTGTAAGAAATATAGGGCTACTTTGGCTTTGGATTTAGCGAATTTTAGTGCGCATGCTAACCCTAAAGATTGCGAATACCAAACCGGTTTTTATGCGCCTCATAAGCTTTTAGGGGGTATTGGAGGGTGCGGTCTTTTAGGCATTTCTAAAGATTTGATTGACACGCAAATCGCCCCGAGTTTTAGTGCAGGGGGCGTGATTAAATACGCTAATCGCACACGGCATGAATTTATTGATGAATTGCCTTTAAGAGAAGAGTTTGGCACGCCAGGATTGTTACAATTTTACAGGAGCGCTTTAGCGTATCAATTGAGAGATGAATGCGGTTTGGATTTTATCTACAAGAAAGAAAACAACCTTTTAAGAGTGCTCATGCATGGCTTAAAAGATTTGCCCGCTATTAATATTTATGGGAATTTAACAGCGCATCGGGTGGGGGTAGTGGCTTTTAATATTGGGGGGATTTCGCCCTATGATTTAGCGCGAGTTTTAAGCTATGAATACGCTATTGAGACCCGGGCAGGTTGCTCTTGCGCGGGGCCTTATGGGCATGATTTATTGAATCTTAACGCTCAAAAGTCAAACGATTTTAACGCTAAACCCGGATGGCTTAGAGTGAGTTTGCACTTCACGCATTCCATAAACGATATTGATTATTTGCTAGACAGCTTGAAAAAAGCGGTTAAAAAATTGCGTTAA